The genomic region GTGCTGGACGGAGAACTCGACGAGTTTATCAAAGCGTACCTGCTGATGCAGGACTGATGTAATGATGGATTAAGAGTTATGAATTATGAGTTATGGTGGTAAGGCTCCTTCAGTTTGCTTAGTAATAATGTACTGATAATCAAATGAAAGCCCGAGTACTATTTTTAACTCTTAATTCATAATTCTTAATTCATAACTCTTCATGCTTCCCGTCCGTCAGCTTTCCACCGGCCCCCGTGTTCTGCTTGCCTTTCACGGCATCGGGCAGGACTGTGCGTGTTTCGAGCCGCTGGCCCGGGCGCTGGATGGACAGTACACCGTTTACTCGTTTGATTTATTCTTCCACGGCCTGAACAGGACTTTACCGGATGCGGCGCTGACCAAAACCCGCTGGCAGCAGATTCTGGAAGAGTTTCTGGCGGCAAAGGGCATCCAGCGCTTTTCGGTAGTGGGGTTCAGCATGGGGGGGAAATTTGCCCTCGCAACGGCAGAAGTCCTGACCAGCCGCGTGGACGAACTGTGGCTGCTGGCACCGGATGGCATCACCGTCAGCCCGTATTACCGCTTGGCCACCGAAACGGCGGCGGGCCGGAGCCTGTTCCGTTATTTTCTGAAGCACATGGCCCTTTTTCACCGCCTGGGCCATTTTCTGAGCAGTCTGAAACTGGTCGACCGTTCGGCACTCCGGTTCGCCGAAAGCACCCTTTCGACACCCGAACAGCGGGAACGGGTGTACAACTCATGGATTTACTTTCGGGACTTAAGACCGGACTTAAATGTTCTTTCCACTACGCTCAACCATTCAGCCATTCGGACACGTTTCTTTTTTGGCTCTTTCGACCGCGTCTTACCCGTTTCGTTCACAACCCCGTTGACCAGACACCTGCACAGCTACGAGTTGACGGTGTTGAAAACCGGCCATCACCGGCTCATCGAAAAGGTAGCTGCCCATCTGGGCCAGTCCACGGATGAGTCCGTGAGGAGCCCGTTGCCATGAGGCGGCATGGGAAAACCGTTTAAACGGTTTGGGAGGCTGGCGGGTTGGTTTACGTTTCCGACGGTTAAAACCGTGGGCTGTTTGCTTTGGTCAGGATGGGGCGGATGACGGCAAATAGCCCGACGACCGATACCAGAATCAGCCCTGCAATGACGAGTTGGGACGTATTATCCCGATTCGGATTTTCCAGCAGCGTCCGGATTTCTTTGGCCTGAAAGCCCGTCCAGACGGCAAGCACCGTACGGGGCACCATTCCCAGAA from Tellurirhabdus rosea harbors:
- a CDS encoding alpha/beta fold hydrolase; its protein translation is MLPVRQLSTGPRVLLAFHGIGQDCACFEPLARALDGQYTVYSFDLFFHGLNRTLPDAALTKTRWQQILEEFLAAKGIQRFSVVGFSMGGKFALATAEVLTSRVDELWLLAPDGITVSPYYRLATETAAGRSLFRYFLKHMALFHRLGHFLSSLKLVDRSALRFAESTLSTPEQRERVYNSWIYFRDLRPDLNVLSTTLNHSAIRTRFFFGSFDRVLPVSFTTPLTRHLHSYELTVLKTGHHRLIEKVAAHLGQSTDESVRSPLP